In Eriocheir sinensis breed Jianghai 21 chromosome 64, ASM2467909v1, whole genome shotgun sequence, one DNA window encodes the following:
- the LOC126987152 gene encoding ATP-binding cassette sub-family B member 6-like translates to MMAPYCPPNITLNQFWVDHGVSHCLLDTVTAAVYGTFLLVFGTAQWVMYHRYATPTDPSLRPRSFLLALQTLLALVMVAVAVARIALQATLIGDHTLYGYMILHFIISLLVWPLSVRLVYLERNEQLPSVPARGHGIILLVFWTLVFVTENLAFLNLRNEDWWFDLSTVTDQLEFSLFVIRYTSGCLLFIIGLKAPGISTMRDYINFGGQLRRQEEEEEEEEGTRGGGGGGASAEGQGTTWRGVLKKMKILLPFIWPRKNIFLQLSVLICFFLLIIGRVANVFVPIYYKLIVDGLGGSGGEPTFVWGAVLTYVCLKFLQGGGTGGMGFLNNLRSLLWISVQQYTSREVQVQLFTHLHGLSLRWHLGRKTGEVLRVMDRGTNSINTLLSYIVFNIFPTVIDITVAVIYFTAAFNYWFGLIVFLTMAIYLGTTIGLTEWRTKYRRQMNLADNEQRARAVDSLLNFETVKYYNAEQYEVTRYKDALLTYQAEEWKSNATLCLLNTIQNVVINAGLLAGSLLCAWLVAEAHTLTVGDYVLFSTYIMQLYTPLNWFGTYYRMIQQNFVDMENMFDLLKEQQEVLDQDDAISLAAPQGRIEFRDVTFSYTPERPILKCVSFMVEPGHTLAVVGPTGSGKSTIMRLLFRFYDVCGGAVLVDGLDLRHYSQASLRQAMGVVPQDTVLFNNTIFYNIHYGRVTATEQEVKDAASHADIHDKILTFPDKYDTKVGERGLKLSGGEKQRVAIARTILKSPTFILLDEATSALDTQTERNIQTALQRVCADRTVVLIAHRLSTVIHADTILVLKDGVVVERGRHDELLSTGGEYSHMWQQQQENNNNNNNSNGGGGGGGDGGGEFVPPPSESPPPPPPPPPPPPQTTEGGGGGGGGGEEGGGGGAVKV, encoded by the exons ACCACCGCTACGCCACGCCCACCGACCCATCGCTGAGGCCCAGATCATTCCTGCTGGCGCTGCAGACGCTCCTGGCGCTGGTCATGGTGGCCGTGGCCGTGGCCAGGATAGCACTGCAGGCAACGCTCATTG GCGACCACACTCTCTACGGGTACATGATCCTCCACTTCATCATCTCCCTGCTGGTATGGCCGCTGTCTGTCCGCTTGGTGTACCTGGAGCGCAATGAACAGCTCCCATCGGTACCAGCGAGGGGCCATGGTATCATCCTGCTGGTGTTCTGGACCCTGGTGTTTGTGACGGAGAACCTCGCTTTCTTGAACCTCAGGAATGAAGACTGGTGGTTTGACCTTAGCAC GGTCACCGATCAGCTGGAGTTCTCCCTGTTCGTCATCCGCTACACATCCGGTTGCCTGCTCTTCATAATTGGGTTGAAGGCGCCAGGGATTTCAACCATGAGAGATTATATCAATTTTGGTGGACAGCtcagaagacaggaggaggaggaggaggaggagg agggcacaagaggaggaggaggagggggtgccaGTGCCGAGGGCCAGGGCACAACATGGCGCGGCGTTCTCAAGAAAATGAAAATCCTCCTTCCGTTCATCTGGCCAAGGAAAAATATCTTCCTTCAACTTTCCGTCCtgatctgcttcttcctcctcatcatcggaCGCGTCGCAAACGTGTTCGTGCCCATATACTACAAGCTGATAG TTGACGGCCTTGGGGGCAGTGGGGGGGAGCCGACCTTTGTGTGGGGTGCTGTCCTGACCTATGTGTGCCTCAAGTTCCTGCAGGGGGGCGGCACTGGAGGTATGGGGTTCCTGAACAACCTCCGCTCTCTGCTATGGATATCCGTTCAACAGTACACCTCACGGGAAGTTCag GTCCAGCTGTTCACACACCTGCATGGGCTGTCCCTGCGTTGGCACCTGGGACGCAAAACTGGCGAGGTCCTGCGAGTTATGGACAGGGGGACAAATTCGATCAACACACTCCTGTCATATATCGTCTTCAA tatCTTCCCCACAGTCATTGACATCACCGTTGCAGTCATCTACTTCACAGCGGCATTCAACTACTGGTTTGGCCTGATTGTGTTTCTAACCATGGCCATATACCTGG GCACCACCATTGGCCTCACGGAGTGGCGCACCAAGTACCGTCGCCAGATGAACCTTGCAGACAATGAGCAGCGTGCCCGGGCCGTGGACTCCCTGCTGAATTTTGAGACAGTCAAGTATTACAACGCTGAGCAGTACGAGGTCACCAGGTACAAGGACGCTCTGCTCACCTACCAG GCTGAGGAGTGGAAATCCAACGCTACTCTATGCCTGCTGAACACCATCCAGAACGTGGTGATCAACGCAGGGCTGCTGGCGGGGTCGCTGCTGTGTGCCTGGCTGGTGGCCGAGGCGCACACCCTCACTGTGGGGGACTATGTGCTGTTCTCCACCTATATCATGCAGCTGTACACTCCACTCAACTGGTTTGGCACATACTACCGCATGATTCAGCAGAACTTTGTGGACATGGAGAACATGTTTGACCTGCTCAAGGAACAGCAGGAGGTGTTGgaccag gatgACGCCATCAGCCTTGCCGCACCCCAGGGCAGGATTGAGTTCCGGgatgtcaccttctcctacaccccTGAGCGGCCCATCTTAAAGTGTGTGTCCTTCATGGTGGAGCCTGGACACACCCTGGCCgt ggttGGCCCCACAGGCAGCGGCAAGAGCACCATCATGAGGCTGCTGTTCCGTTTCTACGACGTGTGTGGCGGGGCGGTGCTAGTGGACGGGCTGGACCTGCGCCACTACTCCCAGGCCTCCCTCAGGCAGGCCATGGGTGTGGTGCCCCAGGACACTGTGCTCTTCAACAACACCATATT CTACAACATCCACTACGGGCGGGTGACAGCCActgagcaggaggtgaaggatgcAGCCAGCCACGCAGACATTCACGACAAGATCCTGACCTTCCCAGACAAGTACGACACCAAG GTGGGTGAGAGGGGCCTTAAGCTGAGCggaggagagaagcagagagtGGCCATTGCTCGGACCATTCTCAAGAGTCCCACATTTATACTTCTGGATGAGGCCACCAGCGCCCTCGACACACAGACAGAGCGGAATATACAG ACAGCACTTCAGCGGGTGTGTGCGGATCGGACGGTGGTGTTGATTGCCCACAGACTCAGCACCGTCATCCACGCCGACACGATTCTGGTGTTGAAggacggtgtggtggtggagcGTGGAAG gCATGATGAACTACTCAGCACAGGAGGAGAATACAGTCACATGTGGCAACAACAgcaggagaacaacaacaacaacaacaacagcaatggtggtggtggtggtggtggtgatggtggtggtgaatttgtTCCTCCCCCTAgtgagtctcctcctcctccacctcctccacctcctcctcctcctcagacgacagaaggaggaggaggaggaggaggaggaggagaggaaggaggaggaggaggagcagttaaAGTATGA
- the LOC126987157 gene encoding diacylglycerol O-acyltransferase 1-like, which yields MSDHSSESDEGKPSETTNFTRTAENQAEETKGLRNLRRTKSVTLAEHITQAEKRARQSQPDRPIHVPRDSLFSWSSGFEHYEGFVNWGILILLIGGLRLFLENVIKYGVKINPLSWLLWLKDQQENDYYYHTPLFLALAHVHVFISFYIEKQLAKDRIRPPLQYYLLVGHLIIIILIPMIVLGIWPHQFSLLGRTVVCVVYTVLFLKLWSYAHVNHWCRLARSSSLSRRRSFTFSKAKQNGQEVNHEEESRTSPGVSLVQYPDNLTLPDLYYFLAAPTLCYELNFPRSQRIRKRFLLRRMLEVVVISNIILAMFQQWMIPSVKNSFQAFSDLDFIRCTERLLKLAIPNHIVWLSWFYLLFHSFLNTMAELLYFADRDFYQDWWNASDVGTFWRLWNLPVHKWALRHVFIPISKHRYSRSVASMAVFLISAALHEYVVSVPLHMYKVGVFLGMMVQVPLVYISSFAHKTFGKRVGNMMVWTSLILGQPLGIMVYYHDYVVKNFDPNMLGL from the exons ATGTCCGACCACAGCTCCGAGAGTGATGAGGGGAAGCCTTCAGAAACTACTAACTTCACGCGGACAGCCGAGAACCAGGCAGAGGAGACCAAG gGACTTCGGAATCTGAGGAGGACGAAATCAGTCACCTTAGCCGAGCACATAACACAAGCGGAGAAGCGGGCGAGGCAGAGTCAACCGGATAGGCC GATACATGTGCCGAGGGACTCCCTGTTCTCGTGGTCGTCTGGTTTTGAGCACTATGAAGGATTTGTCAACTGGGGGATCCTTATCCTGCTGATCGGTGGTCTCAGGCTGTTCCTGGAGAATGTTATCAA gtatGGGGTCAAGATCAATCCTCTATCGTGGTTGCTGTGGCTGAAGGACCAACAGGAGAACGATTACTACTACCACACGCCCTTGTTCCTGGCAC tcgcGCACGTTCatgtcttcatttccttctacaTTGAAAAACAGCTGGCGAAG GATCGGATACGCCCCCCCCTGCAGTACTATCTCCTGGTCGGCCATCTCATAATCATCATTCTCATACCAATGATAGTACTTGGAATTTGGCCTCATCAATTTAGCTTGC TGGGTCGGACGGTCGTGTGCGTCGTGTACACGGTTTTGTTCCTCAAGCTGTGGTCGTACGCACACGTCAACCATTGGTGTCGTCTGGCGCGCTCAAGCAGTCTGTCGAGAAGGCGGAGTTTTACGTTCTCGAAGGCCAAGCAGAatg gTCAAGAGGTCAACCACGAGGAGGAGTCACGTACCTCCCCCGGGGTCAGCCTGGTCCAGTACCCCGACAACTTGACCTTGCCTGACCTCTACTACTTCCTGGCGGCCCCAACACTCTGCTACGAATTGAACTTTCCCAGGTCACAGCGCATCAGgaaaag gttCCTACTGAGGCGGATGTTGGAAGTAGTCGTGATCAGCAACATCATTCTCGCGATGTTTCAACAGTGGATGATTCCCAGCGTCAAGAATTCGTTCCAGGCCTTCTCT GATCTGGACTTCATTAGATGCACAGAGAGACTACTTAAGCTTGCC ATCCCGAACCACATCGTCTGGTTGTCGTGGTTCTATCTACTCTTCCACTCGTTCCTCAACACCATGGCGGAACTCCTGTACTTCGCGGATCGGGACTTTTATCAGGACTGGTGGAACGCGTCTGATGTTGGTACTTTTTGGAGGCTGTGGAATCTACCTGTTCATAAGTGGGCTCTCAG GCACGTCTTCATCCCTATCAGCAAGCACAGGTACAGCCGGAGCGTAGCGTCTATGGCCGTCTTCCTTATATCCGCGGCCCTGCACGAGTATGTGGTCTCGGTCCCTTTACATATGTACAAGGTCGGAGTCTTCCTCGGCATGATGGTCCAG GTCCCGTTGGTCTATATCAGTTCGTTCGCCCACAAGACCTTCGGGAAACGCGTAGGAAACATGATGGTATGGACGTCTCTCATCCTAGGTCAACCCTTGGGCATCATGGTCTACTATCACGACTATGTGGTCAAAAACTTCGACCCTAATATGTTGGGcttgtaa